A single genomic interval of Pomacea canaliculata isolate SZHN2017 linkage group LG5, ASM307304v1, whole genome shotgun sequence harbors:
- the LOC112564698 gene encoding ras-related protein Rab-28-like — MSDSEDEGPDKQLKLIVMGDGASGKTSLCMRYTQEHFKKEYGQTVGLDFFLKRIVLPGGVNVALEVWDIGGQTMGSAMLSNYIFGAHGVLLVYDITNYSSFENMEDWYNSVKKICIGGRLPHIALVGNKIDLEHMRTVKQDRHQKFVQEHGLTSYFVSAKTGDSVNLCFQRVAADILNIKLTKPEVEQQRVVKAEVIQYSNEMAAALPKAQETKSSFCSVQ, encoded by the exons ATGTCAGATTCTGAGGATGAAGGACCTGACAAGCAGCTGAAACTCATTGTAATGGGAGATGGTGCGTCGGGCAAG ACATCGTTGTGCATGAGATATACCCAAGAACATTTCAAAAAGGAGTATGGACAGACAGTTGGACTTGACttctttttaaagagaattGTGTTACCAG gtggtgtgaatgtagccttggaggtGTGGGACATTGGTGGCCAGACGATGGGAAGTGCAATGCTGTCAAACTATATATTTGGAGCTCAT GGAGTTTTACTGGTGTATGATATAACCAACTACTCTAGTTTTGAGAACATGGAAGACTGGTACAACTCAGTTAAGAAAATCTGCATTGGAGGACGATTACCTCACATTGCACTTGTTGGCAATAAAA ttGACCTTGAGCACATGCGAACAGTTAAGCAGGACAGACATCAGAAATTTGTACAGGAACATGGTCTGACAAGTTACTTTGTATCAGCAAAGACAGGAGATTCA GTAAATCTGTGTTTCCAGCGAGTGGCAGCTGATATTCTTAACATCAAACTCACAAAGCCAGAGGTGGAACAGCAAAGAGTGGTTAAGGCTGAGGTTATTCAGTACAGCAACGAGATGGCTGCTGCACTACCAAAGGCCCAAGAGACAAAGAGTTCATTTTGCTCCGTCCAGTGA